GTCGCTCGGCGCAACGCGCTGGCGGCTGGTGCGCCAGCTCCTCACCGAGAGCGTGCTGCTCGCCGCGATCGGCGGCGTGCTCGGCCTGGTCGTCGGCTACTGGGGACGGGCGCTGATGCCGACGTTCCAGGGACAGCCGCCGCCGCTCGACTGGAGGGTCTTCGCGTTCGTGGCCGTGGTGACGCTCGGGACCGGCATCCTCTTCGGCATCGTGCCGGCACTGCGCGGCACGGCCGTCAACGTCAACGCAGCGCTGAAGGAAACGGGCCGCAGCGTCATCGGGTCGCGCAGCGTGCTCGGCCGGATCCTGCTCGTCGTCCAGGTGGCGATTTCCCTGGTGCTGCTGGTCGGCGCCGGCCTCTTCCTGCAGACGCTCGGCAACCTGCGCAAGGTCGACGTCGGCTTCGATCCACGCAACCTCGTGCTGTTCCGGGTGAACCCGTCGCTCAACCGCTACGACGAGAAACAGATGACGGCGTTCTACGGCAACATGCTCGAGCGCCTGTCGACCGTGCCCGGCGTGCGCGGCGCGGCGATGTCGCAGCCGGCGCTCCTCTCCGGCGGCGTCAACTCGACCGGCATTTACGTACAGGGACGGCCGGCGCCGCTGACGCGCCCGCAGGACGACAGCCATAGCATTAACAGGCTCGTCATCTCGCCGAACTTCTTCGACGTGATGGGCATCCCCGTCGTGTCGGGGCGCGCCATCTCGGATCGCGATACCGCCACATCGCCGAAGGTGGTGGTCATCAACGAGGCGGCGGTGAGAAAGTATTTCCCCAACGAGAATCCGCTCGGGCATCATTTCGGTTCGAGCCCCGAGACAGTCGGGGATCTCGAGATCGTCGGCGTGCTGCGCGACGCCAAATACAACAGCGTCCGCGAGGCGGCGCCGCCGACCATGTACGTGCCCTACCGCCAGGCGCGGCTGAGCAATGCCACCATCGAGGTGCGCACCGCCATGGCGCCGGCCGGCGCCATGACGGCGATTCGCGAGGCCGTGCGGCAGATCGACCCCAACCTGCCGCTGACCGACGTGTCGACCCAGATCGAGCAGGTCGAGAAGCGCTTCCAGCAGGAGAAGCTGTTCGCGCAGGCCTACACGCTGTTCGGCGGCATCGCGCTGCTGCTCGCCGCGATCGGCCTGTTCGGGTTGATGTCCTACAACGTCTCGCGCCGGACCAACGAGATCGGCATCCGCATGGCGCTCGGCGCGCAGCGCAGCGACGTGCTCGGCCTGGTGATGCGCGAGTCGATGGTCCTCGTCGCCATCGGCGTCGCCGCCGGCCTCGCCATCGCGCTTCTCAGCAGCCGCCTCGTGACGACGCTCCTCTACGGTCTCGCGCCGCGCGACCCGCTGGCGATGAGCGCCGCCATCGGCGTCATGATTGCGGTGTCGGCGCTGGCCGGCTACCTGCCGGCGCGCCGAGCCTCACGCGTCGATCCAATGGTCGCGCTGCACTACGAGTAGGAGCGGCTACGGCTCAACGGCGACGAAGGCCAGAACCCGTACGGGCGAGCCGCTGCCGCCGACGATCTTCAGGGGCGCCGCGATGACAACGGCGCCGGTCGACGGCAGCCGATCGAGGTTGCACAGGCTGGCGAGGCCGAATTTGCCGGCACCGTGCATGATCGT
The window above is part of the Vicinamibacterales bacterium genome. Proteins encoded here:
- a CDS encoding ABC transporter permease, which produces MLKDLRHGMRTLLQAKGWTTVVVLSLALGIGANAAIFSGLNGLLLTKIPVQDPDSLVRLRWVGRNDMVNSSSDYGSINRLAYGNQNVRTTFSYPMYRQLLADNKTMSDLFACAPFGRVNAVVDGQAELAQAFLSTGNYFQLLGVSARIGRTIVPDDDRPTATPVAVISSKYWHSRFGTEPNVVGKVIRVNNVPVTIVGILPPDFTGVQQPLAEAPDLSLPLALEPQLETFAGNSQVSDATYWWLQIMGRLKPGATAAQVQGNLEGVFQSTARAGFDAYMKGLTDADRSQQRNRDRTRVPRLFVEAGGRGVYDVNSNDLQAATILTIVVALVLLIVCANVANLLLSRATTRQKEISVRMSLGATRWRLVRQLLTESVLLAAIGGVLGLVVGYWGRALMPTFQGQPPPLDWRVFAFVAVVTLGTGILFGIVPALRGTAVNVNAALKETGRSVIGSRSVLGRILLVVQVAISLVLLVGAGLFLQTLGNLRKVDVGFDPRNLVLFRVNPSLNRYDEKQMTAFYGNMLERLSTVPGVRGAAMSQPALLSGGVNSTGIYVQGRPAPLTRPQDDSHSINRLVISPNFFDVMGIPVVSGRAISDRDTATSPKVVVINEAAVRKYFPNENPLGHHFGSSPETVGDLEIVGVLRDAKYNSVREAAPPTMYVPYRQARLSNATIEVRTAMAPAGAMTAIREAVRQIDPNLPLTDVSTQIEQVEKRFQQEKLFAQAYTLFGGIALLLAAIGLFGLMSYNVSRRTNEIGIRMALGAQRSDVLGLVMRESMVLVAIGVAAGLAIALLSSRLVTTLLYGLAPRDPLAMSAAIGVMIAVSALAGYLPARRASRVDPMVALHYE